The genomic segment TGAAAATATGCCGCTTACAAGTAATAAAGAGATAATGGATTTAAGAAAAAAATGTGGAGAGCATATTGAGCAGATGTATCATTGTAAGCAATGTAGGGCAGATGCTATTGGTTTACTTGGAGATGATCAATCTCAAAAATTTAATAAGCCATCAAATGTAAAGGAAGTTACAGAAGAAAAACCACTAAAGTTTGCTATTGCATCAAAAAGTGGAATAGGCGTGGACATGCATTTTGGACATGCATCTGAATTTTATATCTATGAATATAAAAATGGAGAGCCAAGATATTTGGAAAAAAGAAATGTTGAAAAATATTGTAATGGTAAAGAAGTTTGTGAGGAAGAGGAAGATAAGTTTGCTAAGCTTTCAAAAGTTGTTTCAGACTGTGATGGAGTACTTTGTCTTAGAATTGGTGATGAACCAAAAAGAAAATTTAAAAGTATGAATATAGAAGTTTTTATGACATGCGAAACTATTGAAACAGCTGTTGAAAAAGCAGCAGAAGCTATATTAAAAGGAACTGAAGTTAAAGAAATGCTAAGAGCTTAATGTGATATCCAACGAAAGAACAGGTACTCTGTTGTTTCGGTTGCTAGATAATTTGGCTGTGGATTTCTATAAGTAGAAGTTGCACCCATTTCTGCATGCTCCAGCTTTCCTAAGGAAGCTCGACTCATTTCATTCGCTGAGGAAGTTCGAGAACCCAAAATAAAATTTTGGACTCTCACTTCACAAGCAAAAATGGAACAACTTCTACTGAAGAAATGCCTACAGCCATATTATCAATGCAACACTATACAAAAGAGTACCTCTTCTTTCTGGTATGGAATATACATCAAAGTATAAATATTTAATGAAAATAGGAGATGAGTGAAATGATTGATATTAAACATCATATTTTTGTTTGTGCAAGTTGTAGAGTTAATGGAATGCAAAAAGGAATGTGCTATTCTAAGGATTCTGTAAAGGTTGTGCAAAAGTTTATGGAGGAAGTTGAGGATAGGGATTTAATAAATGAGGTGATGGTGACTAATACAGGGTGTTTAGGCGTATGTAATAAAGGTCCTATTGTAGTTGTTTATCCTGAAGGAACTTGGTATGGAAATGTAAAAGTTGAAGATGTAGAAAGAATTGTGGAAGAACATATTGAAGGTGGAAAAGTAGTACAAGAATTAGTTATTTAAAAATTACTTTTATACTAGTTCATAAAAGTAAGCAGTTGCACTATGAACTGCTCTCTATCAAACAAACAGTAAAAAAATAAAAATATTTGATACCGCTAATTACAAAAGTATTGGCGGTATTTTATGTTACAGATTTCGGATATTATCGATGGTATAAGGTACCATATATTTTAGAATAGTATTGTTTTACTGCATTAACAATTCATGGTATAATGAAGAATAATTAATTGAAGCCATAGAGAGTAACTATCTCTATGGTTTTGATTTTAAGATAGCTCTGTCCATGTAAAAAAAATTAGATTTGTTTTTGTTTATGAAGTTAAAAAATTTAGATTTGTTTTTGTTTATGAATTTAAAAAATTGCTTAGATCATAACGAATCAATGATGTAAGGAGATTTGAAAATGATAAGTATAACTAAACTTTTATGTAATTCTGATAATTATGGAGATAGCTTAAGGTATGTAGAAGGCGCAGCCATAGAAAAGTATGGAGTTAGTCCAGGAAGAGGACCTGTAGTTGCTTGGAACTGTACAAAAACTTGTAATTTAAAATGTAAACATTGTTATGCAAGTTCAGATAATAAAAGATATGATAACGAACTTACGTTAGATGAATCAAAAAAGTTCATAGACGATTTAAAAGATTTTAACGTACCAGCATTATTGTTTTCTGGAGGAGAGCCTCTCATGAAGGAAAACATTTTGGAATTATTAGATTATGCAAGTCAAAGAAAAATAAGAAGTACAATATCAACTAATGGTACTCTTTTAGATAAAGATGTTTGCAAATCTTTAAAGAAAATAAACCTTGGATATGTAGGTGTAAGCCTTGATGGTATAGGATCAAATCATGATGCGTTTAGAGGTGTTAATGGCGCTTTTGACAGTGCTTTAAGAGGAATTAGAAACTGCATTGAAGTTAATCAAAAAGTAGGTCTTAGGTTTACTATAAATAAAAACAATTATAAAGAATTAGAAGATATATTTAAGCTAATAAAAGAAGAAAAGATACCTAGAGTGTGTTTCTACCATTTAGTATATTCGGGAAGAGGAAGCAAAATGGTGGATGAAGATATTACTAAGGAAGAAACAAGACAAGCTCTAGACTTAATCATAAGTAAGGCAATAGAATTTGGTCCGAGTGTTGAGATACTTACAGTTGATAATCATGCAGATGCTGTTTATACATATTTAAAGTCATTAGAAAAATTCAAAGATAAATCAGATAACATATTAAAACTTTTAAAGACTAATGGTGGAAATAGGTCAGGAATGGCTTTTGCAAATGTAGACTTTTTTGGAAATGTTCATCCAGATCAATTTACTTGGCAACATACTTTTGGAAATGTGAAAGAAGAAAAATTCGGATCTATATGGAGAAATTCTGAAAATGAAATATTAAATGGTCTTAGAAATAGAAAAGAATTATTAAAGGGCAGATGTTCTTCTTGTAAATGGTTAAATGTTTGTAATGGCAATTTCAGAACTAGAGCTGAAGCAGTTTATAATGATTTTTGGGCAGAGGATCCTGCTTGCTATCTTACAGATGATGAAATTAATATTATGAAATAAGAAATACAAAATGGTATATGAGATTTTATGTAAAGGTGAGTGAATGCAAATGATAATATCATGGAATACTACAAATAAATGCAATTTAAAGTGCAGTCATTGTTATAGAGATTCAGGAAAAGAAAGTCAAGGCGAATTAAATACAGAAGAAGCAAAGTTACTTATAGATCAAATTGCAAAAGCTAATTTTAAAATAATGATATTCTCTGGTGGAGAACCATTAATGAGAGAGGATATTTTTGAATTAATAAATTATGCATCCAAAGCTGGCTTAAGACCTGTCCTTGGAACAAATGGCACTCTTATATCAAGGGAAATTGCAGAAAAATTAAAAGCTGCTGGTATTTCTGCAATAGGAATAAGTCTTGATAGTCTTGATTCAAAAAAACATAATAAATTTAGAGGAAATAATGAAGCCTTTAGAGATACTATTTATGCAATGAAAAATTGTAGAGATTTAGGCATTAGATTTCAAATTCATACAACTGTCATGGATTGGAATAAAGATGAGATAATTAGTTTGACTGACTTTTCAGTAGCTATGGGAGCAGCAGCTCATCATATATTCTTTCTTGTGCCTACAGGAAGAGGCAAAGATATTGAAGATGAATTATTAAGTTCAAAAGAGTATGAAAAGTTATTAACATCAATAATGAAAAAGCAAAGTGAAGTAAACATAGAAATAAAGCCAACTTGTGCTCCACAATTTGTTAGAATTGCAGAAAATTTAGGTATAAATAGTAGATTTAAACGTGGATGTATTGCAGGAACAAGCTATTGTATTATTAATCCAAAAGGAGATGTTCAGGCTTGTGCTTATTTAAGAGAAGTAGCTGGTAATATAAGAGAAATACCATTTGATGAAATATGGAAAAATAGTGAATTGCTCAATAACCTAAGAACTCAAGAATATAAAGGAACTTGTAACAGTTGTAAAGATAAAAAAAGTTGTGGAGGCTGCAGAGCAAGAGCTGCATATTATAATGACGGAGATTATATGGCATCAGATAAAATCTGCATTTTTAATAATTAAAGGCAAGGATTTTATTTGACATTCCAAAACTTTATGCTGGGAGGAACTGCTATGGATAAAACAGATAAAGAATTGCTTAATTTAATGCAAAATGAAATTCCAATAGATAAGAATCCTTTTAAAATAATAGGGGAAAGATTATTACTTACAGAAAATGAAGTATTAAAAAGAATAAGTAATTTAAAAAATGAAGGAATAATAAGAAGAATAGGTGGAATTTTTAATTCGAGAAAAATTGGATATACAAGTACTCTTTGTGCAGCTAAAGTTCCTGAAAATGAAATTGAAAGAGTTGCAGCATATATAAATATGTATGATGAAGTAACTCACAATTATATAAGAGAAGATGAGTATAATATGTGGTTTACCATGATAACGCGTTCAGAAGAGAATTTGATTAATATTCTTGAAGAAATAAAAAGAAATACTGGTTTGGAAGAAATAATGAGTTTACCTTCAGTTAAGTTATTTAAGATT from the Clostridium beijerinckii genome contains:
- a CDS encoding 2Fe-2S ferredoxin, which encodes MIDIKHHIFVCASCRVNGMQKGMCYSKDSVKVVQKFMEEVEDRDLINEVMVTNTGCLGVCNKGPIVVVYPEGTWYGNVKVEDVERIVEEHIEGGKVVQELVI
- the nirJ1 gene encoding putative heme d1 biosynthesis radical SAM protein NirJ1, whose protein sequence is MISITKLLCNSDNYGDSLRYVEGAAIEKYGVSPGRGPVVAWNCTKTCNLKCKHCYASSDNKRYDNELTLDESKKFIDDLKDFNVPALLFSGGEPLMKENILELLDYASQRKIRSTISTNGTLLDKDVCKSLKKINLGYVGVSLDGIGSNHDAFRGVNGAFDSALRGIRNCIEVNQKVGLRFTINKNNYKELEDIFKLIKEEKIPRVCFYHLVYSGRGSKMVDEDITKEETRQALDLIISKAIEFGPSVEILTVDNHADAVYTYLKSLEKFKDKSDNILKLLKTNGGNRSGMAFANVDFFGNVHPDQFTWQHTFGNVKEEKFGSIWRNSENEILNGLRNRKELLKGRCSSCKWLNVCNGNFRTRAEAVYNDFWAEDPACYLTDDEINIMK
- the nirJ2 gene encoding putative heme d1 biosynthesis radical SAM protein NirJ2, with product MIISWNTTNKCNLKCSHCYRDSGKESQGELNTEEAKLLIDQIAKANFKIMIFSGGEPLMREDIFELINYASKAGLRPVLGTNGTLISREIAEKLKAAGISAIGISLDSLDSKKHNKFRGNNEAFRDTIYAMKNCRDLGIRFQIHTTVMDWNKDEIISLTDFSVAMGAAAHHIFFLVPTGRGKDIEDELLSSKEYEKLLTSIMKKQSEVNIEIKPTCAPQFVRIAENLGINSRFKRGCIAGTSYCIINPKGDVQACAYLREVAGNIREIPFDEIWKNSELLNNLRTQEYKGTCNSCKDKKSCGGCRARAAYYNDGDYMASDKICIFNN
- a CDS encoding Lrp/AsnC family transcriptional regulator, with translation MDKTDKELLNLMQNEIPIDKNPFKIIGERLLLTENEVLKRISNLKNEGIIRRIGGIFNSRKIGYTSTLCAAKVPENEIERVAAYINMYDEVTHNYIREDEYNMWFTMITRSEENLINILEEIKRNTGLEEIMSLPSVKLFKIKVALNLQGDDTND